The Croceicoccus marinus genome contains a region encoding:
- a CDS encoding DUF2188 domain-containing protein, translating into MADDYWATKHPNGWQVKGAGNERATSVHRTQADAWSEAKSRARASGGEAYLTKENGQIRERNTYGRDPRSTKG; encoded by the coding sequence ATGGCAGATGATTATTGGGCCACAAAACATCCCAATGGTTGGCAGGTGAAGGGCGCAGGCAATGAACGCGCGACGTCGGTGCACCGGACGCAAGCGGATGCTTGGTCGGAAGCCAAATCGAGAGCAAGGGCGTCAGGTGGTGAAGCCTATTTGACCAAAGAAAATGGTCAAATACGTGAGAGAAACACCTACGGCCGCGATCCTCGCTCGACGAAGGGCTAA
- a CDS encoding ribonucleotide-diphosphate reductase subunit beta — MSLLEARKTYKPFEYPWAYDFWKRQQQLHWLPEEVPLGEDCRDWAQKLSDHERNLLTQIFRFFTQADVEVQDCYHEKYGRVFKPTEVKMMLTAFSNMETVHIAAYSHLLDTIGMPESEYGMFLEYAEMKDKHDYLQQFGVDTDEDIARTLAMFGGFTEGLQLFGSFAMLMNFPRFNKMKGMGQIVAWSVRDETLHCEGIMRLFHAFCAERGCLTKSVKEDIIDTCQKTVRLEDAFIDLAFEQGPVPGMSAKEIKKYIRYIADWRLGQLGLPAIYMQEEHPLPWLSPLLNGVEHANFFETRATEYSKGATKGDWNTVWANFDNRRKASAGTSANDAVESDGPGLFGDSEAAE; from the coding sequence ATGTCGCTGCTCGAAGCCCGCAAGACCTACAAGCCGTTCGAATATCCGTGGGCCTACGACTTCTGGAAACGCCAGCAGCAGCTGCACTGGCTGCCCGAGGAAGTGCCGCTGGGCGAGGATTGCCGCGACTGGGCGCAGAAGCTGTCCGACCACGAACGCAACCTGCTGACGCAGATATTCCGCTTCTTCACCCAGGCGGACGTCGAGGTGCAGGACTGCTATCACGAGAAATACGGCCGCGTCTTCAAGCCGACCGAGGTCAAGATGATGCTCACCGCTTTCTCCAACATGGAGACGGTGCATATCGCGGCCTATTCGCACCTGCTCGACACCATCGGCATGCCCGAAAGCGAATATGGCATGTTCCTCGAATATGCCGAGATGAAGGACAAGCACGACTATCTGCAGCAGTTCGGCGTCGACACGGACGAGGATATCGCCCGCACGCTGGCGATGTTCGGCGGCTTTACCGAAGGGCTGCAGCTGTTCGGCAGCTTCGCGATGCTGATGAACTTCCCGCGCTTCAACAAGATGAAGGGCATGGGCCAGATCGTCGCCTGGTCGGTGCGTGACGAGACGCTGCACTGCGAAGGCATCATGCGCCTGTTCCACGCCTTCTGCGCCGAGCGCGGCTGCCTGACCAAGTCGGTGAAGGAAGACATCATCGACACCTGTCAAAAGACGGTGCGGCTGGAAGACGCCTTCATCGACCTGGCGTTCGAACAGGGTCCGGTCCCGGGGATGAGCGCCAAGGAGATCAAGAAATACATCCGCTACATCGCGGACTGGCGCCTGGGCCAGCTTGGCCTGCCCGCGATCTACATGCAGGAAGAGCACCCGCTGCCGTGGCTCTCCCCGCTGCTGAACGGCGTCGAGCACGCCAATTTCTTCGAGACCCGCGCGACCGAATATTCGAAGGGCGCGACCAAGGGCGACTGGAACACCGTCTGGGCCAATTTCGACAACCGCCGCAAGGCCAGCGCCGGCACCAGCGCCAACGACGCGGTCGAGAGCGACGGTCCGGGGCTGTTCGGGGATTCTGAAGCGGCGGAGTGA